From a single Clupea harengus chromosome 24, Ch_v2.0.2, whole genome shotgun sequence genomic region:
- the LOC116219048 gene encoding cadherin-23-like: MFVVKVANGRQLTVRDLNDNAPVFEKEEYRAYVKETSPVGEVVVQVKAVDADVSPAHNHITYSIQPPSQTFEASGSGQILLKEPLNYTIASQYSFTVKAQVKFNRVFVH, translated from the exons ATGTTTGTTGTTAAGGTGGCGAATGGTCGACAACTTACTGTCAGAGATCTGAATGACAATGCCCCAGTCTTTGAGAAAGAGGAATATAGGGCATATGTGAAAGAG ACGTCACCTGTGGGTGAGGTTGTGGTCCAGGTGAAAGCAGTGGATGCAGATGTCAGTCCAGCGCACAATCACATCACCTACAGCATTCAG CCACCTTCACAAACATTTGAAGCTAGCGGGTCTGGACAAATCCTTCTCAAAGAACCTTTGAATTACACTATCGCCAGCCAGTACAGTTTCACTGTGAAGGCACAGGTAAAGTTTAATCGTGTTTTTGTTCACTAA
- the LOC116219224 gene encoding protocadherin alpha-2-like — protein MKCSQQDNAGNFSETRVIIDIIDQLRPQFKHNRYEASVSENQVGPVLEVLPAPIQADTSEGSNYTIIYSINEDSPSDYQNNFNVDQVTGIIRVVTELDFEEIKDTITIPLKVRTDK, from the exons ATGAAGTGTTCTCAACAGGATAATGCTGGTAATTTCAGTGAAACCCGAGTAATAATCGACATTATAGACCAACTCAGACCTCAATTTAAGCATAACCGTTATGAAGCCTCCGTATCAGAAAATCAG GTGGGACCTGTTCTTGAAGTTCTTCCAGCACCCATTCAGGCCGACACAAGTGAAGGAAGCAATTACACAATAATATACAGCATCAATGAAG ATTCTCCAAGCGATTACCAGAACAACTTCAATGTTGACCAGGTCACGGGGATCATAAGAGTTGTTACTGAACTGGACTTTGAGGAAATTAAAGACACCATTACCATCCCTTTAAAAGTAAgaacagacaaataa
- the LOC116219223 gene encoding protocadherin Fat 3-like: MGTSPCVLIALFSACWITNVIHSLPLTTTPDCSTGLTVHLGEIDEGYTGDIEIIPSVPDGGLELNLELCPQCSEFLEFISSFTNATLRTKKPLDTEAFRETAGVVSYQINCTSSRVENGRTLIVRDLNDNAPVFEKEEYRANVSETSPVGEIVVQVKAVDADFSPAHNHITYSIQPPSQTFEASGSGQILLKERLNYTIASQYNFTAKAQDDAGNFSQTQVIINIIDQLRPEFEYNPYEASVPENQVSLPSIALPLPQSTNSVTSDVLNYTSLFWLPLYILDLLFYQVGPVLEVLPAPIQANPSEESNYTIIYSISEVSPSDYQNNFNVDQVTGVIRVVTELDFEEIKDNINISVKASLEIDSTRTANTLVMY; the protein is encoded by the exons ATGGGGACGTCTCCCTGTGTCTTGATTGCTCTCTTCTCGGCCTGTTGGATTACAAACGTCATTCACAGTCTTCCACTGA CGACAACACCAGACTGCTCAACAGGTTTAACTGTGCATCTGGGGGAAATAGATGAAGGATACACAG GTGACATAGAGATCATTCCCAGCGTTCCAGATGGTGGCTTAGAACTGAACTTAGAACTATGTCCACAGTGTTCAGAGTTTCTAGAGTTCATCAGTTCGTTCACAAATGCCACATTGAGAACAAAGAAACCACTGGACACAGAGGCATTTAGAGAA ACAGCAGGTGTTGTGTCCTACCAAATCAACTGTACATCCAGTAGG GTGGAGAATGGTCGGACACTAATTGTCAGGGATCTGAATGACAATGCCCcagtttttgaaaaagaggaataTAGGGCAAATGTGTCAGAG ACGTCACCTGTGGGTGAGATTGTGGTCCAGGTGAAAGCAGTGGATGCAGATTTCAGTCCAGCGCACAATCACATCACCTACAGCATTCAG CCACCTTCACAAACATTTGAAGCTAGCGGGTCTGGACAAATCCTGCTCAAAGAACGTTTGAATTACACTATAGCCAGCCAGTACAATTTCACCGCGAAGGCACAG GATGATGCTGGTAATTTCAGTCAAACGCAAGTGATAATCAACATTATAGACCAACTGAGACCTGAGTTTGAGTATAACCCTTATGAAGCCTCCGTACCAGAAAATCAGGTGAGTCTTCCATCCATAGCTTTACCATTACCACAGTCTACCAACTCTGTTACGTCTGATGTTTTGAATTACACCTCACTCTTCTGGTTACCTTTATATATTCTGGACCTTCTGTTTTACCAGGTGGGACCTGTTCTTGAAGTTCTTCCAGCGCCCATTCAGGCCAATCCAAGTGAAGAAAGCAATTACACAATAATATACAGCATCAGTGAAG TTTCTCCAAGCGATTACCAGAACAACTTCAATGTTGACCAGGTCACGGGGGTCATACGAGTTGTTACTGAACTGGACTTTGAGGAAATTAAGGACAACATTAACATCTCTGTAAAA GCTTCCCTGGAGATTGACAGCACAAGGACAGCTAACACCTTGGTAATGTACTAA